The Methylocaldum marinum genome includes the window TCGACCTTATAGCTGTACCATACGCAAGGCACACCGCTCAGCGGAGCGTGTATCGGCTCGCCATCCATCATCCTGGCTCGGCCTTCGAGTTCAAGGTAACCCTGAGCGGCGGAGCGGACCTTGGCTGTTGGCGTGTCGGCGATCAGGCGTGCGCGATGCAGCCATCGAAATGCGAGATAGAAGGAGACGGCCGAGGTGAAAGCGGCACACCCTAACGCAAGCCAGAAATGGTGCGGCGGGGTTCGGAGAATAAGATCATGAAATGACACGGCTTTCGAGTCAGCTGAACAACGCCTTTAAATCCACGTCCCGCTTCTCACTGTCCGAGAATTCCAGCAACTCGAAGGGTTTAAAACTGAAAAGCCGAGCAATAATCAAATCGGGGAACTCTTCCAGACGGACATTGTTGTTGTTGACGCTTTCGTTGTAGAACTCGCGGCGGTCGGCGATGGCGTTCTCGAGCCCGGTAATCCGCGATTCCAGTGCCCGGAACGATGCATCCGCTTTCAGGTCGGGGTAACTTTCCGCTACCGCAAAGAGTTGCGTTAATCCCTGGCGTAACTGGCTTTCCGAGGCTCCGAGAGCGTGCAGGTTCGAAGATTCCCGTGCGGCAAATATTCCGGAGCGGGCCTGCATGATCTTGTCCAGCGTTTCCCGCTCGTGCTGCATGTACTGCTTGCATGTCTCGACAAGTTTCGGCAATTCGTCGTGACGTTGTTTGAGCAGTACGTCGATGTTCGACCAGGCTTTTGCGGTATCATGCTTCAAATTGACCAGCCGGTTGTAAATCAGAATGGTATACACGACCACGAACAGGATCGTGCCGGCCACAATGAAACCGCCTACGCTCATAACCGCTCCTCTTTAGTTATTGAAGTTGAATCGGGGCTGGAAGGAAGTATAGATGACGGCGGGGCTGGTAAATCGTTTGATCAATTGGAGTTTCGTAAGGTGGCGATCCAAGTTTATAACGGCATTGAGCCGAAATTGGGTGCGGGTGTTTATATTGCGGATAGTGCGCTGGTGATCGGCGACGTGACATTGGGAACCGATGTTTCGATTTGGCCCATGGTGGTTGCGCGGGGAGACGTACACCGCATCGAAATTGGCAACGAAACCAATATCCAGGATGGCTGCGTGCTGCACGTCACTCAAAGAAGCCGCTATAACGCGGCCGGAAATCCACTGATCGTCGGGCGGGGTGTCACCGTGGGCCATAGAGCCGTGCTGCACGGTTGCACGATCGGCGATCTGTGTCTGATCGGGATCGGCGCGGTGGTGATGGACGGCGCCGTCGTGGAAGACCGGATCATGATCGGCGCCGGAGCTTTGGTGCCGCCCGGCAAGCGCCTGGAAAGCGGTTTTCTTTATGTCGGATCGCCCGCAAAGCAGGCGCGCCCACTCAAGGATGTGGAATTGGAGTATCTGGGTTTCTCCAAGGATGGCTATGTGAACCTGAAAAATCAATATCTGCGCGATGCCGGCTTGCTGGACACGCGGCCTTAGCCGCGGCGCTCCCGATTCAGAAGATCGATCACCGGCGCGGTGTCCGGCCGAATTCCACGCCAGATGAAAAACGCCTCGGCCGCTTGCTCGACCAGCATGCCGATGCCGTCGACGCTGATATCGGCACCCATCTCTTGTCCCCAGCGGACAAAGGGTGTGGGCTCGACGCCATAGGCGAGGTCGTAGCAGCAGGCTCCCGTCCGGAGGATGTTGCCGGGCAGTTTCGGAAGTTCGCCGGTCAGACTGGCGGATGTAGCGTTCAAAACGAGGTCGAAAGCCTCCGCTCCGAGGTCCGATAAACCGCAACCGGTGATCGGGCCGAGACCGCAAAATTCTTCTGCAAGCCGAACGGCCTTTTCGGGTGTGCGGTTGGCGATCATCACGCGGGACGGGCCCTGCTCGAGTAGGGGACCGATGATGCCGCGGCTGGCGCCGCCTGCACCCAATAGCAAGACCCGCCGGCTTTCCAGGGTACGGCCGAGGTTGATTTTCAGGTCTCGTATCAAGCCGATGCCGTCTGTGTTGTCTCCGTATATCGTTCCATCCTGACACAGGGCCAAGGTATTGATGGCTTTGCTGCGTTCCGCGTCCTCGCTTCTGAGATCGGCGATTTTCCAGGCGAGTTCCTTGAGGGGCACGGTGCAATTCAGGCCTTTGCCGCCATTGGCAAAAAACTCGCGCACGCTAGTCTCGAAAGCGTCGGGTGTAACGTCTTGGGCGGTGTAATTCAGGCGCTCTCCGGTCTGTTCTGCGAATAGCGCGTGGATACAAGGTGATCGGGTATGGCCGATAGGATGGCCGAAGACGGCGTAGCGATCTGCGGGCGGCATGTGTTGTCAGGGCGGCGGAAATTTTTGATGGAGATGGGGTTGGGACCGGTCCTTGGATAGCTCGGAGGTATTGTCTGATGGCTTATTCGTGAAGCCATCCGGCGACGGCTGGCGCGTAATAGGTCAGGATGGCATCGGATCCTGCCCGCTTGAGTGCCAGCAGGGATTCCAGCACGGTCTTGCGTTCGTCCAGCCAGCCGTTCTGCGATGCAGCCTTGAGCATGGCATATTCCCCGCTGACTTGATAGGCCAAGGTCGGGACGCCGAAGCGGTCTTTCACTCTGCGAATGATGTCCAGATAAGGTAATCCCGGCTTGACCATGACCATGTCCGCGCCCTCCGCCAAATCGAGTTCGACCTCTCTCAAGGCTTCATCCGAATTGGCCGGATCCATCTGGTAAGTGTATTTGTCGCCGCTCCCCAAATTGGCTGCCGAACCCACGGCGTCCCGAAACGGGCCATAAAAGGAGGAAGCGTACTTCGCGGAATAGGCGAGGATCCTCGTGTGCACGAAGCCGTTTTGTTCCAAGACACCGCGGATTGCGCCGATGCGTCCGTCCATCATATCCGAAGGCGCCACGATGTCCGCTCCGGCTTCCGCGTGAGACAGGGCCTGTTTCACCAGTACTTCGACGGTCTCATCGTTGACCACGTAGCCGTCTCGATCTACAAGCCCATCCTGACCATGAATCGTGAAGGGGTCCAAGGCAACGTCCGTGATTAAACCGAGTTCTGGCAATCGCCGTTTCAATTCGCGTACGGCACGCTGCACCAAGCCTTCGGAATTATACGCTTCTCGAGCATCATCCGTTTTTTTGTCAGCCGCAATCACGGGGAAAAGCGCAATGGCGGGAATGCCCACCCGCAAAGCATTTTCGCTTTCGTGCAACAGCAGATCGATGCTCAGCCGTTCGACGCCGGGCATGGATGCGACAGGTTCCCGCCGATTTTCGCCTTCCAGAATGAAAAGAGGGTAAATCAAATCGTTAGCGGAAAGCTGTGTTTCCCGCATCAAGCGCCGGCTGAATTCATTCCGCCTCATTCGGCGCAAGCGAACATTGGGGTAAGAAATGCTATCATTTATCGACATGGTGGTCGGTCTTCGCATGGGACACAGAGAAACTCGGTAGTTTAGTGTATGCCGCCGGGTTATGATAAGAATATTAAAAAGTCAGCAGGAGTTTTTTAGATGAAATTTACTAAGTCTTCCTTCGCTCTGCCGAGTTGGGCCGTTGCACTGTCGTTGCTGCTGAGCTTTTGCGGGGCACCAGCTTGGGCGGAGGAAGGATTGCTCCCTCCGCAGCAGGTAATCCAGCAGAGTGCCGACGAATTGCAGGCTACGCTTCAAAAGCCGGAATACAAGAACGATTTCAAAAAAGCCACCCAGTTTGTTGACGGAATCATTGAGCCGCATGTCGATTTCGATCGTGTATCGATGTTGATTCTGGGAAAGTATTGGAAATCGGCTACCCCCGACCAAAGAGAGCGCTTCAAGAAGGAATTCCGGACTCTTCTCGTGCGCACCTACACCACCGCCTTCACCGAGTACGCCAGTTGGAAAATTCGCTACCTGCCGCTGCAAATGAAGCCCGCGGACAGAAAGGTTATGGTTCGCACCGAAATCCTCCAGGCCGGCGCTCAGCCCGTAGCAGTCAATTATCGAATGGTGTTTACCAAGAATGACTGGAAGGTGTACGACGTATTGATCGAGGGTATCAGCCTGCTTCAGAACTATCGTGCCAGCTTCACCGATGAGGTCGCCCGCACCGGCTCCCTCGACCAATTGATTTCGCACCTTGCCGAACGCAATGCTACGGCTATGAAAGAACCCATGGGGGTTGCCGATGGCGACAAGAGAGGGTCATAGCCACTCTCGGGGTTTTAGATAGTTCTTGTATAGATTATCTTCGGCGCTTCCTTCCTGCGGCTTCCAGTTGTATCGCCAATGCGCCACGGGTGGCAGAGACATTAGTATGGATTCCGTTCTGCCACCCGACTGCAGCCCGAATAAAGTCCCTCGGTCGTAAACCAGATTGAATTCGACGTATCGTCCTCGCCGGTAAAGCTGAAACTCTCGTTCCCGTTCGCCATAGGGGGCATCCTTCCTTTTCTGGACGATTGGTATGTAAGCTTTGATGTAATGGTCTCCGACGCTGCGCAAAAATTCGAAGCAGCGATCGAATCCCCACGCGTTGAGGTCGTCGAAAAACAAGCCACCCACGCCTCGGGTTTCATTGCGGTGCTTGAGGAAAAAGTATTCGTCGCACCAGCGTTTGAATCTGGGATAAACATCTTCGCCGAAAGGGAGGCAGGCGTTCCGGGCTATGGTATGCCAAAAAACTGCGTCTTCTTCGAAGGGGTAGTAGGGTGTCAGATCGAAGCCGCCGCCGAACCACCACACCGGCGCTTCGTCTTCCTTTTCTGCAAGAAAAAAGCGTACATTGGCATGGGAGGTCGGAATGTATGGGTTTAGGGGATGAATGACCAAGGATACGCCTACGGCTTGAAAGGTCCGACCCGCAAGTTCCGGCCGATGTGCCGTGGCGGAAGGCGGAAGATTTCGGCCGAAAACGTGGGAAAAATTGACGCCGCCCTGCTCGAAAGTTTTTCCGCCGGTCAAAACGCGTGTTCTTCCGCCGCCGCCGCAGTTGTGTTGCCAAAGATCCTCCATGAATCGCGCCTCCGGTTCCTCGTTTTCCAGAGCGAGGCAGATGCTTTCTTGGAGGTCTTGGAGATAGGCCTTAACTTGTAAGATATCGGGTGTATTCATTCGGCGATCTTCCCGTAAAAGTCGATTGTGGATGGGAATCTCCGGGATGTTTCTTTGGCTCGGGCGCTTGGCGGCGTCTTCTTATATAAACGTATGACGAGATTGTAGCACGGTAGCATAGAGATGTTATTGCCTCGAAAATGTTACGCGTTTCGCTCGCTGAAATGGCTGGCCGTAAGGTAGGAAATATCCTGAGAGTCTGGAGGGTATCGGGGGAGAATGCTTAATAGTCAATCGAGACTGAAGGTTTATTCAGGTTTGTTTTTGGCCTCCGGGTGGCCGCAATTGCGTACTTGGCTGGGGCGGCTGCCGAGTCAGCTGGAAACGGCTTTCGGTTCCGAGCGGCATGGCGACTGGCCGGTCTGGCAGGCCGCGCTTGACCGACTTCCTAGAATCGAGGCGTCCAAGGTCGATCTCAATGTCGATGCCATTTTCATCGACGGGGGATGCGGCGAAGTACACAGGAATCTTATTGAAGACCAGCTGCGCCGACTCCATCCCTGGCGGAAAGGCCCGTATACCATCCATGGCATTCATATCGATACCGAATGGCGCTCAGATCTCAAATGGCACAGGCTGAAGGATCACATTCAATCGCTCGAGGGCCGGACGGTGCTGGATGTCGGCTGCGGAAACGGGTATCACGCCTGGCGGATGCTCGGGTGCGGGGCCGAATTAGTCATCGGAATCGATCCGACGCTATTGAGTGTGGCGCAATTTATGGCGGTCAAGCATTTTGCCGGCGATTTCCCGGTCTACGTGCTTCCATTGGGTATAGAAGATGTTCCGCCCAATCTTCGAGCCTTCGATACCGTTTTCTCGATGGGGGTGTTTTACCATCGCCGTTCGCCTTTCGACCACCTACTGGAGCTCAAGGGTTGTCTCAGACCCGGCGGCGAACTGGTGCTCGAAACCTTGATCATCGAGGGTGAGCAAGGGCAGGTCTTAGTACCGGAAGGTCGCTATGCGCAAATGCGTAATGTATGGTTCATCCCTTCCTGTTCCACTTTGCTGTCGTGGCTCAGACGGTGCGGTTACCGTAACGTCCAGATCGTGGACGTGACCAAGACCACAAGCGAGGAGCAGCGTTCCACAGATTGGATGCGATTTCAGTCTCTTTCTGACTTTCTCGATCCGGTTAACCCGGAGCTGACGGTCGAGGGGCTGCCCGCGCCGGTGCGGGCGGTGTTTATTGCGGAGAGTCCTTAGGAGTGGAAACCTCCGCTGGGATAAAATGGTCCTATTATCCTTCGATTTTTCCTTTACAGATCCCTTCATGAAAACACCCCGCATCGGTTTCGTCAGCCTGGGCTGCCCCAAGGCGCTGGTAGATAGTGAACGCATTTTGACCAAGCTGCGTGCTGAAGGTTATAGCCTGGTTTCAACCTATAAGGATGCCGATCTCGTCGTCGTGAATACCTGCGGATTCATCGACGCTGCCGTGGAGGAATCGCTGGAGGCCGTAGGCGAGGCTCTGAAAGAGAACGGCAAGGTCGTGGTGACGGGTTGCCTGGGCGTTCGCGAGAACGAAATTCGCGAACGACACCCCCAGGTGCTGAAGATTACCGGCGCTCATGCTTACGAGGAGGTCGTCGAGGCGGTGCACGAGCATTTGCCGCCGCTTCACGATCCCTTTGTCGATCTGGTGCCGCCGGAGGGTATCAGGTTAACGCCCCGTCATTATGCTTACCTGAAGATTTCCGAAGGCTGCAATCATAGGTGCACCTTCTGCATCATTCCGAGTCTGCGCGGCGATTTGGCCAGCCGCCCAATCGGCGAGGTGATGGACGAGGCGGAGCGTCTGGTTTCAGCCGGCGTGAAGGAATTGCTCGTCGTATCGCAAGATACCAGTGCTTACGGCGTCGATTTGAAGTACCGAACCGGATTTTGGGGCGGGCGTCCGCTCAAGACCCGCTTTTATGACCTGGCCAAGGCCTTGGGAGAACTCGGAATTTGGGTGCGCATGCATTACGTCTACCCGTATCCGCATGTGGATGAAGTCGTTCCACTCATGGCCGAGGGGAAAATCCTCCCGTATCTCGATATACCGTTCCAACATGCCAGTACTCGGATTCTAAAGTCGATGAAGCGTCCGGTCGCCACAGAGGATGTCTTGGCCCGGATCGCTTTGTGGCGGAGCATCTGTCCGGAAATCGCGCTTCGCAGCACGTTTATCGTGGGATTTCCAGGGGAAACCGACGCTGATTTCGAGCAACTGCTTGAGTTTTTGCAAGCAGCGCGACTCGACCGAGTAGGCTGTTTTACCTATTCGCCCGTCAAGGGAGCGGCCGCCAACGAGTTGCCCAATCCGGTGCCCGAGTCTGTAAAAGAGGAACGCCTGGCACGGTTCATGGGGGTTCAGGCTCGAATCAGTGCTGATAGACTACAGTCCAAGATCGGGAAGCGGGAAACTATTTTGGTCGATGAAGTCGTGGATGAAGGGGCGGTCGCTCGAAGCCGAGCCGATGCGCCCGAGATCGATGGCCAGGTTTTTATCGACGGTGCGACCCATCTGAAAGTCGGCGACTGGGCCGAGGTGATTTTTGAAGACGCCGATGACCACGATCTATGGGCGGTTCCGGCAAGTTAGCCCGATTGTGGGCGACTATCCCGCACAGGATAGCCGCCCGGTTCTGTCCCTCGAGTCAGCCGTGATGATGTCCGCCGGGGCCGTGCACGTGCCCATGATTCAATTCATCGGTCGTGGCCTCGCGGACTTCCGTGATTTCGACTTCGAAATTCAACGTAAGCCCTGCCATCGGATGGTTTCCGTCCAGCACCACCTCGTCGTCGTCCACGCCGATTACCGTGAGCAGCTGAAGGCCTTCCGGAGACTGCGCTTGGAACTGCATGCCCGGCAGGATTTCCTGCCCCTCTTGAAAGGCGGTTTTCGGTACAGACTGAATGAGATCGTCGTCTCGCAAGCCATACGCTTCTTCCGGTGGGATGCTGACCTTGAGTTTGTCGCCCACGGTATGACCGGATAACGCATTCTCCAGGCCGGGAATGATGTTTCCCATTCCGTGAATGTAAGCCAAAGGACCTTGATCTCTGGAGCTGTCGAGGATGTCGCCGTCATCGCTGGTGAGGGTGTAGTGGATATGAACCACTTTGCGGGGTGAGACTTGCATGAGTGACCCTTGCTGTAACGGTGGTTGAAATTTCCATCATATCGAGTTTTCACTACGATAGACAGCGCTTTTCCGCTTAAGTTACGCGACAAAACGATAGGGCGGCTTTTGTGGCTTTTCGGCGGGCTTCGTTCTTTCCTTGAAGATGAGATACACGAAATAGCCCATGAGAGCCGTCAGCAGCCCGCATTTCACCCGAAGCAGAAAATCCAGTTTCGCTATCCACTGTGGATGTGAAAGGATGTATGTATTTATTTGGCTGAACCAGTTCTCGAGCATAAGCACAACTCCTGGAAATTTCCGGTGAGTGAACTTTATTCTTAGAATCAATCTTACTTGATTGAATCCGTAATGATTCAAAAACGGTGTCGCCGGAAGCATCCGGACACCACTTTGGCCCTACGGAAGCAGAACGAGGGTTCGGCGCATTGAGTGTGCCCGCAGCGTAGGGTAACATTCCGAATTCTCCTAGGTCTAACTCATAAGATACTCCTCTGCCAATCTTCAACTTCGTCAAAAGGTTGTTCAAATTGCCGCAGCCCAAGCCGGAGGCAGCGGTGACCGTCAGGATTTATCCGCGATCTGAACACATGATTTCGCGCTCGATGATCAGCGATAACGCGCTTAAGGTGCTTTATCGGCTGAAGAAATCGGGGTATCAGGCTTATTTGGTCGGCGGATGCGTACGCGATCTGCTGTTGGGGCGCGAGCCGAAGGATTTCGATGTGGTAACCAGTGCCCACCCGGAACAGATCAGAGCGATTTTCCGCAATTGCCGTTTGATCGGCCGGCGTTTTCGCCTTGCCCATGTGCATTTCGGCGAAGAAATTATCGAAGTGGCAACTTTTCGCGGGCTTGCTGGCGAGGACAGCCATGAAGGGCGTGTCATCGAGAATGGGCGCATACTGAGGGACAATGTATATGGAACCATCGAAGAAGACGCTTTCCGTCGGGATTTTACGGTCAACGCCCTGTATTACAACATCAACGATTTTTCGGTGGTGGATTACGTCGGCGGCATGGAGGACCATAAAGCCGGTATGCTGAGACTGATCGGCGATCCGGATCAGAGGTATCGGGAAGATCCGGTGCGGATGTTGCGGGCGCTGCGTTTCTCGGTCAAGCTCGGCTTTACCATTCATCCAAGCTGCGCCGAACCGATCAAGCGGTTTTCGAGCCTGCTCCAGGAAATTCCGCCTGCTCGCCTTTACGAGGAAGTTCTCAAGCTGTTCCTGTCCGGTTATGCGGTACAAACTTTCGAGCAGCTCCGGCATTACGGGCTGTTCGGGGTTCTGTTTCCCGAGACCGAGCGGTGTCTGGCGAAGGAACAGCAGGGATTTCCCCTGACATTCTTGGCCAAGGCCCTGGAGCGTACTGATCAAAGAGTACAGGACGGCAAACCGGTAGCGCCGTATTTTCTGTTCGCGGCCTTGTTGTGGGAGCCGGTGCGGACAGGAGCACAGGCCCGAATCGAGGC containing:
- a CDS encoding LemA family protein codes for the protein MSVGGFIVAGTILFVVVYTILIYNRLVNLKHDTAKAWSNIDVLLKQRHDELPKLVETCKQYMQHERETLDKIMQARSGIFAARESSNLHALGASESQLRQGLTQLFAVAESYPDLKADASFRALESRITGLENAIADRREFYNESVNNNNVRLEEFPDLIIARLFSFKPFELLEFSDSEKRDVDLKALFS
- a CDS encoding gamma carbonic anhydrase family protein, producing the protein MAIQVYNGIEPKLGAGVYIADSALVIGDVTLGTDVSIWPMVVARGDVHRIEIGNETNIQDGCVLHVTQRSRYNAAGNPLIVGRGVTVGHRAVLHGCTIGDLCLIGIGAVVMDGAVVEDRIMIGAGALVPPGKRLESGFLYVGSPAKQARPLKDVELEYLGFSKDGYVNLKNQYLRDAGLLDTRP
- the aroE gene encoding shikimate dehydrogenase codes for the protein MPPADRYAVFGHPIGHTRSPCIHALFAEQTGERLNYTAQDVTPDAFETSVREFFANGGKGLNCTVPLKELAWKIADLRSEDAERSKAINTLALCQDGTIYGDNTDGIGLIRDLKINLGRTLESRRVLLLGAGGASRGIIGPLLEQGPSRVMIANRTPEKAVRLAEEFCGLGPITGCGLSDLGAEAFDLVLNATSASLTGELPKLPGNILRTGACCYDLAYGVEPTPFVRWGQEMGADISVDGIGMLVEQAAEAFFIWRGIRPDTAPVIDLLNRERRG
- the hemB gene encoding porphobilinogen synthase, which codes for MSINDSISYPNVRLRRMRRNEFSRRLMRETQLSANDLIYPLFILEGENRREPVASMPGVERLSIDLLLHESENALRVGIPAIALFPVIAADKKTDDAREAYNSEGLVQRAVRELKRRLPELGLITDVALDPFTIHGQDGLVDRDGYVVNDETVEVLVKQALSHAEAGADIVAPSDMMDGRIGAIRGVLEQNGFVHTRILAYSAKYASSFYGPFRDAVGSAANLGSGDKYTYQMDPANSDEALREVELDLAEGADMVMVKPGLPYLDIIRRVKDRFGVPTLAYQVSGEYAMLKAASQNGWLDERKTVLESLLALKRAGSDAILTYYAPAVAGWLHE
- a CDS encoding MlaC/ttg2D family ABC transporter substrate-binding protein — translated: MLLSFCGAPAWAEEGLLPPQQVIQQSADELQATLQKPEYKNDFKKATQFVDGIIEPHVDFDRVSMLILGKYWKSATPDQRERFKKEFRTLLVRTYTTAFTEYASWKIRYLPLQMKPADRKVMVRTEILQAGAQPVAVNYRMVFTKNDWKVYDVLIEGISLLQNYRASFTDEVARTGSLDQLISHLAERNATAMKEPMGVADGDKRGS
- the hemF gene encoding oxygen-dependent coproporphyrinogen oxidase, which gives rise to MNTPDILQVKAYLQDLQESICLALENEEPEARFMEDLWQHNCGGGGRTRVLTGGKTFEQGGVNFSHVFGRNLPPSATAHRPELAGRTFQAVGVSLVIHPLNPYIPTSHANVRFFLAEKEDEAPVWWFGGGFDLTPYYPFEEDAVFWHTIARNACLPFGEDVYPRFKRWCDEYFFLKHRNETRGVGGLFFDDLNAWGFDRCFEFLRSVGDHYIKAYIPIVQKRKDAPYGEREREFQLYRRGRYVEFNLVYDRGTLFGLQSGGRTESILMSLPPVAHWRYNWKPQEGSAEDNLYKNYLKPREWL
- the cmoB gene encoding tRNA 5-methoxyuridine(34)/uridine 5-oxyacetic acid(34) synthase CmoB, which gives rise to MRTWLGRLPSQLETAFGSERHGDWPVWQAALDRLPRIEASKVDLNVDAIFIDGGCGEVHRNLIEDQLRRLHPWRKGPYTIHGIHIDTEWRSDLKWHRLKDHIQSLEGRTVLDVGCGNGYHAWRMLGCGAELVIGIDPTLLSVAQFMAVKHFAGDFPVYVLPLGIEDVPPNLRAFDTVFSMGVFYHRRSPFDHLLELKGCLRPGGELVLETLIIEGEQGQVLVPEGRYAQMRNVWFIPSCSTLLSWLRRCGYRNVQIVDVTKTTSEEQRSTDWMRFQSLSDFLDPVNPELTVEGLPAPVRAVFIAESP
- the rimO gene encoding 30S ribosomal protein S12 methylthiotransferase RimO, with translation MKTPRIGFVSLGCPKALVDSERILTKLRAEGYSLVSTYKDADLVVVNTCGFIDAAVEESLEAVGEALKENGKVVVTGCLGVRENEIRERHPQVLKITGAHAYEEVVEAVHEHLPPLHDPFVDLVPPEGIRLTPRHYAYLKISEGCNHRCTFCIIPSLRGDLASRPIGEVMDEAERLVSAGVKELLVVSQDTSAYGVDLKYRTGFWGGRPLKTRFYDLAKALGELGIWVRMHYVYPYPHVDEVVPLMAEGKILPYLDIPFQHASTRILKSMKRPVATEDVLARIALWRSICPEIALRSTFIVGFPGETDADFEQLLEFLQAARLDRVGCFTYSPVKGAAANELPNPVPESVKEERLARFMGVQARISADRLQSKIGKRETILVDEVVDEGAVARSRADAPEIDGQVFIDGATHLKVGDWAEVIFEDADDHDLWAVPAS
- a CDS encoding FKBP-type peptidyl-prolyl cis-trans isomerase, whose protein sequence is MQVSPRKVVHIHYTLTSDDGDILDSSRDQGPLAYIHGMGNIIPGLENALSGHTVGDKLKVSIPPEEAYGLRDDDLIQSVPKTAFQEGQEILPGMQFQAQSPEGLQLLTVIGVDDDEVVLDGNHPMAGLTLNFEVEITEVREATTDELNHGHVHGPGGHHHG
- the pcnB gene encoding polynucleotide adenylyltransferase PcnB; the protein is MPIFNFVKRLFKLPQPKPEAAVTVRIYPRSEHMISRSMISDNALKVLYRLKKSGYQAYLVGGCVRDLLLGREPKDFDVVTSAHPEQIRAIFRNCRLIGRRFRLAHVHFGEEIIEVATFRGLAGEDSHEGRVIENGRILRDNVYGTIEEDAFRRDFTVNALYYNINDFSVVDYVGGMEDHKAGMLRLIGDPDQRYREDPVRMLRALRFSVKLGFTIHPSCAEPIKRFSSLLQEIPPARLYEEVLKLFLSGYAVQTFEQLRHYGLFGVLFPETERCLAKEQQGFPLTFLAKALERTDQRVQDGKPVAPYFLFAALLWEPVRTGAQARIEAGESDILAYQEAAGEVVAGQVRHTALPRTVSLPAREVWTLQPRFERIVGSRPFRLLSHPRFRAAYDFLLLRAEAGEAEPSLAEWWTRFQQADEAERQTMTRPGRRRSGRSRSRKRKSRTAPPANVSV